A single region of the Fodinicurvata sp. EGI_FJ10296 genome encodes:
- a CDS encoding CoA transferase has protein sequence MPGETPPLDGITVFEFGHSVAAPFAGLILADLGARVIKVENPTGGDYARGWGPPFWGEDAACFHGLNRGKEGIAVDLADEGQRAALRQRIIAEGDIVIQNMRAGVLAKYGLDGDSLQKDKPALISCDIGAFGNGPLGNKPGYDPLVQAFAGVMSVTGEGGRPPVRVGVSMMDMGSGMWAVIGILAKLAARDGKAAPGDSAGGTVSTSLYETGIAWMNVHLAGYAASGEVRRPHGSGIAEIVPYEAFATKNGWLMIAAGNDGLFGKLCRAIGRDDLAAEPGYATNSGRVAGRDRLIAELSRTAAGFELDELMAILDAAGVPNAPIQTVDAVMEHPHTKALGIMAPTDGDTLPLPGLPLSFDGTRPRARRRAPTLGEHNS, from the coding sequence ATGCCGGGAGAGACTCCCCCCCTGGACGGAATCACCGTATTCGAATTCGGTCACAGCGTGGCCGCGCCATTTGCCGGGCTGATCCTGGCGGATCTGGGCGCGCGGGTCATCAAGGTCGAAAATCCGACCGGCGGTGACTATGCGCGCGGCTGGGGCCCCCCGTTCTGGGGCGAGGATGCGGCGTGTTTTCACGGCCTGAACCGGGGCAAGGAAGGCATCGCCGTCGATCTCGCCGACGAAGGCCAGCGCGCGGCCCTGCGTCAGCGGATCATCGCCGAGGGCGATATCGTCATCCAGAATATGCGCGCCGGCGTGTTGGCGAAATATGGCCTGGACGGCGACAGCCTGCAAAAGGACAAACCGGCACTGATCAGTTGCGACATCGGCGCGTTCGGCAACGGGCCGCTGGGCAACAAGCCTGGCTATGACCCGCTGGTGCAGGCCTTTGCCGGCGTGATGAGCGTGACGGGCGAGGGCGGGCGTCCGCCGGTGCGCGTCGGCGTGTCGATGATGGATATGGGCTCCGGCATGTGGGCGGTGATCGGCATCCTGGCCAAGCTGGCGGCGCGCGACGGCAAAGCGGCACCGGGCGACAGTGCCGGCGGCACGGTTTCAACCTCGCTTTACGAGACGGGCATTGCCTGGATGAACGTTCATCTGGCCGGTTATGCCGCGTCCGGCGAGGTGCGGCGGCCGCATGGCTCCGGCATTGCGGAAATCGTGCCCTACGAGGCCTTTGCCACGAAGAATGGCTGGCTGATGATCGCCGCCGGCAACGACGGCCTTTTCGGAAAACTGTGCCGGGCGATCGGGCGCGACGATCTGGCAGCCGAGCCGGGCTACGCCACCAATTCCGGCCGGGTGGCGGGCCGCGATCGGCTGATTGCCGAACTGTCACGCACCGCTGCAGGCTTCGAGCTTGACGAACTGATGGCAATCCTCGATGCGGCCGGTGTTCCGAACGCCCCAATTCAGACCGTCGATGCGGTTATGGAGCATCCCCACACCAAGGCACTGGGGATCATGGCGCCGACCGATGGCGACACCCTGCCGCTCCCCGGCCTGCCTTTGAGCTTCGACGGCACCCGCCCACGCGCCCGCCGCCGTGCGCCGACGCTCGGCGAACACAACAGCTAA
- a CDS encoding type II toxin-antitoxin system HicB family antitoxin, with amino-acid sequence MPTAYALIHEENGVFGISFPDFPGCISTGPSEEEAIRKGSEALTFHVMGMVEDGEPIPDSRPLRELKVDPAFEDDAKDGVLVLISYELPSRAVRVNISMDENLLHAIDRAAQTAGQSRSAYLSDAARVRIRAAG; translated from the coding sequence ATGCCGACGGCATACGCGTTGATTCATGAGGAGAACGGGGTTTTCGGGATTTCTTTTCCGGATTTTCCGGGTTGCATCTCCACCGGCCCTTCGGAGGAAGAGGCCATTCGTAAGGGCAGCGAAGCATTGACCTTTCATGTCATGGGTATGGTTGAAGATGGCGAACCGATCCCGGACTCGCGGCCTTTGCGGGAACTGAAGGTCGACCCAGCGTTTGAAGACGATGCCAAAGACGGCGTTCTGGTGCTGATCAGCTATGAACTTCCGTCGAGGGCGGTGCGTGTCAACATCTCGATGGATGAGAATCTGCTTCATGCCATTGATCGGGCGGCTCAGACCGCGGGACAGTCGCGGTCAGCTTATCTCTCCGATGCCGCGCGGGTTCGCATCCGGGCTGCAGGGTGA
- a CDS encoding MoaD/ThiS family protein: MRQATVSAPAVMVAPVTVTIPTALARLFPDCVTRMKIDAATVAEAIDALDARWPGMRDRICDSRPAIRRHINVFVNGQRSTLDAPLPPRSEMLVMTAISGG; the protein is encoded by the coding sequence ATGCGTCAGGCAACCGTTTCAGCACCGGCGGTAATGGTCGCGCCTGTGACCGTGACCATTCCCACGGCTTTGGCGCGCCTGTTTCCGGACTGTGTCACGCGGATGAAGATCGACGCGGCGACGGTCGCGGAGGCGATCGACGCGCTGGACGCGCGCTGGCCGGGCATGCGCGATCGCATCTGCGACAGCCGCCCCGCCATCCGCCGCCACATCAATGTTTTCGTCAACGGCCAGCGTTCGACCCTCGACGCGCCGCTGCCGCCACGTTCGGAAATGCTCGTTATGACGGCAATCAGCGGCGGGTGA
- a CDS encoding exo-alpha-sialidase: MPEKVVQLVATAKGLFVFESEDGRKSWSQRGPFCETWPLNHAIGDPATETIFAGGGDAWFGPAVWRSDDLGRTWSHSSEGLAYAEGEEPIKTVWSLARKGNSLYAGVEPAGLFRSDDDGATWTHIDGLQRHPSRPEWHPGGGGLILHSIVTDPADPKRIWVGISAAGVFYTSDGGETWEPRNRGTRADFMPEDMREPEFGQCVHNIVMAPGGRDVLYQQNHCGMYRSDDGGRQWVSIENGLPSSFGFPVASHPRDPSTLFLLPLNGDIAGRYVPDAKAAVWRSRDRGETWQALREGLPQENAYFNVLRQAMATDTADPAGVYFGSNSGSLYASADEGDNWVRVTQHLPKISSVETMVVAG, encoded by the coding sequence ATGCCGGAAAAAGTCGTCCAGTTGGTGGCCACGGCCAAGGGCCTGTTCGTCTTCGAAAGTGAGGATGGGCGGAAAAGCTGGAGCCAGCGGGGCCCGTTCTGCGAAACCTGGCCCCTGAACCATGCGATCGGCGATCCCGCGACAGAGACGATCTTTGCCGGGGGCGGCGATGCTTGGTTCGGCCCGGCGGTGTGGCGCTCCGACGATCTCGGCCGGACCTGGAGCCATTCCAGCGAAGGACTGGCCTATGCCGAGGGCGAGGAGCCGATCAAAACGGTCTGGAGCCTCGCGCGCAAGGGCAACAGCCTCTATGCCGGGGTGGAGCCGGCGGGCCTGTTCCGAAGCGACGACGACGGAGCGACCTGGACTCACATCGACGGTCTGCAGCGTCACCCGTCACGCCCGGAATGGCATCCCGGCGGCGGGGGGCTGATACTCCATTCCATCGTCACCGATCCGGCGGATCCGAAACGGATCTGGGTCGGCATTTCGGCGGCCGGCGTCTTCTACACGTCCGATGGCGGCGAAACCTGGGAGCCGCGCAATCGCGGGACGCGCGCGGATTTCATGCCGGAGGACATGCGCGAGCCGGAATTCGGCCAATGCGTTCACAATATCGTCATGGCGCCGGGTGGCCGGGATGTTCTGTATCAGCAGAACCATTGCGGCATGTATCGCAGCGACGATGGCGGCCGGCAGTGGGTTTCGATCGAGAACGGATTGCCGTCCAGTTTCGGCTTTCCGGTCGCAAGCCACCCGCGCGATCCGTCGACGCTGTTCCTGCTGCCGCTGAACGGCGATATCGCCGGCCGCTATGTGCCCGATGCGAAGGCGGCCGTCTGGCGCAGCCGCGATCGCGGCGAAACATGGCAGGCGTTGCGTGAAGGTTTGCCGCAGGAGAACGCCTATTTCAACGTGCTGCGCCAGGCCATGGCGACCGATACGGCGGACCCGGCCGGTGTCTATTTCGGCAGCAATTCCGGCAGCCTTTACGCCAGCGCCGACGAAGGTGACAATTGGGTGCGGGTGACGCAACATCTGCCCAAGATCAGTTCGGTGGAAACGATGGTGGTCGCGGGCTGA
- a CDS encoding class I adenylate-forming enzyme family protein — MRIWTNRDDKGALSMVSRINWKSEFLALSHRYADRVAVEDAEGPTTYAALFGKAAGVAAAIAEHAAAAGGLSGGAVASYLPNSRDAVAASYGTVLSGEPEAALNPNLAPDDMRHCLETANARLLITRSPQAAEVAASIPGLKVLDIDAIGSASLSDLPERSPPADGFGKILFTSGTTGKPKGIVHTQGGRWLANLALRSSLPFAPGADLNLLLLTPFSHGSSLLTYAYLDGGATITLLDRVDVPDIARRIESQGVNQIFAPPTVLRKLVDGLDGQRIETVKTIFSGTAPLSRDVYERARAIFGPVVRITYGKTEIFNPITILAPDETDQWFQNEDTAAGTCVGWPGPGVEVRIGTDTADDASDIRDSSGSASVAESADEARRGPVLIRARHGYGGMLREGVFHPNDEDAFHRSEDIGFVDAIGRLHLTGREASVIKSGGYRISPEEIEAYLQPAAPELDLAIVGLPSEYWGEVITCVAAGVESGWEHRIEDAMARLTKYKRPRLFVGLPSLPRNAIGKIMRNDIIAQILAGHTLIDGPYPALEPRSDAKE, encoded by the coding sequence ATGCGGATCTGGACCAATCGGGACGACAAGGGAGCGCTGAGCATGGTCTCGCGTATTAATTGGAAGAGCGAGTTTCTTGCGCTCAGCCACCGTTATGCCGACAGGGTGGCGGTCGAGGACGCCGAAGGGCCGACGACTTATGCCGCCCTTTTCGGAAAGGCCGCCGGTGTTGCAGCGGCGATCGCCGAGCATGCGGCAGCCGCCGGTGGCCTGTCGGGCGGCGCCGTCGCGTCATATCTGCCCAACAGCCGCGATGCGGTGGCCGCCAGTTATGGGACCGTCCTGTCGGGCGAGCCGGAAGCGGCGCTGAACCCGAATCTGGCGCCCGACGACATGCGCCATTGCCTGGAAACGGCCAATGCCCGCCTTCTGATAACCCGTTCGCCGCAGGCGGCGGAGGTTGCGGCATCCATTCCGGGCCTCAAGGTTCTGGACATCGACGCCATCGGGTCCGCCAGCCTGTCGGACCTGCCCGAACGCTCCCCGCCGGCCGATGGCTTCGGCAAGATCCTGTTCACCTCGGGCACGACCGGCAAGCCCAAAGGCATTGTTCACACCCAGGGCGGTCGGTGGCTGGCCAATCTGGCGCTGCGGTCCAGCCTGCCCTTTGCCCCCGGAGCCGATCTCAACCTGTTGCTGCTGACGCCGTTTTCCCACGGATCGTCGCTGCTGACCTATGCCTATCTCGATGGCGGGGCCACGATCACGCTGCTGGACCGCGTCGATGTGCCGGACATCGCGCGGCGGATCGAAAGTCAGGGCGTGAACCAGATTTTCGCCCCGCCGACGGTTCTGCGCAAACTGGTCGACGGCCTGGATGGCCAGCGCATCGAGACAGTCAAGACCATCTTCTCCGGCACGGCGCCGCTGTCGCGCGACGTCTACGAGCGGGCGCGCGCCATCTTCGGGCCGGTCGTACGGATCACCTATGGCAAGACCGAGATCTTCAATCCGATCACGATCCTGGCGCCGGACGAAACCGACCAATGGTTCCAGAACGAGGATACGGCGGCCGGAACCTGCGTCGGCTGGCCGGGTCCGGGGGTCGAAGTCAGGATCGGCACCGACACCGCCGATGATGCTTCTGATATCAGGGACAGTTCCGGGAGCGCCTCAGTGGCCGAAAGCGCCGATGAAGCGCGCCGCGGCCCGGTCCTGATCCGTGCCCGGCACGGCTATGGCGGCATGCTGCGCGAGGGTGTCTTCCACCCGAATGACGAGGATGCCTTTCACCGATCCGAAGACATCGGGTTCGTCGACGCCATCGGCCGTCTCCATCTGACGGGGCGCGAGGCCAGCGTCATCAAGAGCGGCGGCTATCGGATCAGTCCGGAAGAGATCGAAGCCTATCTGCAGCCGGCGGCGCCGGAGCTCGATCTTGCCATCGTAGGCCTGCCGTCGGAGTATTGGGGCGAGGTGATCACCTGCGTTGCTGCCGGCGTTGAATCCGGTTGGGAGCACCGTATCGAGGACGCCATGGCCCGCCTGACGAAGTACAAGCGCCCGCGTCTGTTCGTCGGGCTGCCTTCCCTGCCCCGCAACGCCATCGGCAAGATCATGCGCAACGACATCATCGCGCAAATCCTGGCCGGTCATACGCTGATCGACGGTCCCTATCCAGCCCTGGAACCGCGCAGTGACGCCAAAGAATGA
- a CDS encoding aldo/keto reductase has protein sequence MTASGTSQSGTPAIERTDLAPGYTISRVIKGSWQLSAGHSTVDRNQAVDDMAAFVEAGVTAFDCADIYTGVEDLIGAFRRRYPDLAAKTRVHTKFVPDDDVLETLDRSYVTGIVDRSLKRLGQERLDLVQFSWWRYDADRYVEVMGWLDDERRKGKIELLGVTNFNTPALARILDAGIPVASNQLQYSLLDDRPDRAMAALCHSRGVGLLTYGTLAGGFLSERWLGVPEPTDGFDNRSLIKYKLIIDDFGGWEMFQNLLQALDIVARRHASTISAVATRFMLDRPAVAACILGARNTSHLPDTLRVFDLNLTPQDTAELEAVTAARHGPDGDVFDLERDRTGKHGRIMKYNLNRDTG, from the coding sequence ATGACTGCTTCCGGTACCAGCCAATCCGGCACACCCGCCATCGAACGGACAGATCTGGCCCCGGGCTACACGATCAGCCGCGTCATCAAGGGCTCGTGGCAATTGTCCGCGGGCCATAGCACGGTCGATCGCAACCAGGCGGTCGACGACATGGCGGCCTTCGTCGAAGCCGGCGTGACCGCATTCGACTGCGCGGACATCTATACCGGGGTCGAGGACCTGATCGGCGCGTTCCGCCGCCGCTATCCCGATCTGGCGGCGAAGACACGCGTCCATACCAAATTTGTCCCCGACGACGATGTCCTGGAAACGCTGGACCGGTCGTATGTCACCGGCATCGTTGACCGGTCGCTCAAACGCTTGGGCCAGGAACGCCTCGACCTGGTGCAGTTCTCGTGGTGGCGGTATGACGCCGACCGGTATGTCGAGGTCATGGGCTGGCTGGACGACGAGCGCCGCAAGGGCAAGATCGAGCTTCTCGGCGTGACGAACTTCAACACGCCAGCCCTTGCCCGGATCCTCGACGCCGGAATCCCCGTGGCATCGAACCAGTTGCAGTATTCCCTGCTTGACGATCGGCCGGACCGGGCAATGGCCGCCCTTTGCCACAGCCGGGGTGTCGGGCTGCTGACCTATGGCACGCTGGCCGGCGGCTTCCTGTCGGAACGGTGGCTGGGCGTACCGGAACCCACTGACGGTTTCGATAACCGTTCACTGATCAAATACAAGCTGATCATCGACGATTTCGGCGGCTGGGAGATGTTTCAGAACCTGCTTCAGGCGCTGGATATCGTGGCCCGGCGGCACGCGTCGACGATTTCCGCCGTCGCCACGCGGTTCATGCTCGACCGTCCCGCCGTCGCCGCCTGCATCCTGGGCGCCCGCAATACCAGCCACCTGCCCGACACGTTGCGTGTCTTCGACCTGAACCTGACACCGCAGGACACGGCTGAACTGGAAGCCGTCACAGCGGCCCGCCACGGCCCGGACGGCGACGTTTTCGATCTGGAACGCGACCGCACCGGCAAGCACGGCCGGATCATGAAATACAATCTGAACCGGGACACCGGATAG
- a CDS encoding FadR/GntR family transcriptional regulator — protein MDDDARGYPDRGLHGRVVRAIGERIVAGRIDPAGSFPRESELAEEFAVSRTAIREAIKVLAAKGLVVSRQKVGTRVRPRDEWNLLDPDVLAWHAANNIDERMITDLTALRDTIEPATARMAAESATAVKRQQIAVAVAAMEANLDDKDAYYRADLSFHEAIFAACGNPFFECLGPVVRALLAASFRVQQKSVIHPSDGFALHKAVFDAIDRRDPDGAEAAMRAIVRRARDELHTILSVADSSGADQ, from the coding sequence ATGGACGACGATGCGCGAGGCTATCCCGATCGGGGTCTTCATGGACGGGTCGTACGGGCGATCGGCGAGCGGATCGTCGCCGGGCGGATCGATCCGGCCGGAAGTTTCCCGCGAGAGTCCGAGCTGGCGGAAGAATTCGCGGTTAGCCGCACGGCCATTCGTGAAGCCATCAAGGTTCTGGCTGCGAAAGGCCTGGTCGTTTCCAGGCAGAAGGTCGGGACGCGGGTGCGCCCACGCGACGAATGGAATCTGCTCGACCCGGATGTGCTTGCCTGGCACGCCGCAAATAATATCGACGAGCGTATGATTACCGATCTGACGGCACTGCGCGATACGATCGAGCCAGCGACCGCGCGGATGGCGGCCGAATCCGCGACGGCAGTAAAGCGGCAGCAAATCGCCGTCGCCGTGGCGGCGATGGAAGCTAATCTCGATGACAAGGACGCGTATTACCGGGCCGATCTGTCATTTCATGAGGCGATATTCGCCGCCTGCGGCAATCCGTTCTTCGAATGCCTGGGCCCGGTCGTGCGGGCGCTGCTGGCGGCGAGTTTCCGGGTTCAGCAAAAGTCGGTCATCCACCCGTCCGACGGCTTTGCTCTGCACAAGGCCGTATTCGATGCCATCGATCGCCGCGATCCCGACGGCGCCGAGGCCGCCATGCGCGCCATCGTGCGGCGAGCGCGTGATGAGTTGCACACAATCTTGTCGGTTGCCGACTCTTCAGGTGCCGACCAGTAA
- a CDS encoding GH1 family beta-glucosidase, with protein MFDRRDFPQDFVFGAATAAYQIEGHRVGGAGPTHWDSFAATPGNVAGAEDGASACDHYHRWPEDLDLLRDGGFDAYRFSTSWARVMPDGKSVNPEGLDFYDRLVDGILERGLAPFLTLYHWELPSVLADNGGWTNRDTTSRFGDFTRLIAEKLGDRVARIATINEPWCVSWLSHFEGHHAPGLRDIRAAARSMHHIMLAHAEGVEALRAAGHKGAGIVLNFTDVQCGDSEGGWSEAAARTDAIMNRWFIESVARGEYPAEALEGLERHLPKGWTGDMARIAAPIDWLGVNYYSRALVTEAPEKPWPSTGAITGPLPKTQMGWEVYPRGLSSLLNRMADDYVGSLPIYVTENGMAWADEPCDGKIEDTARIDYVAAHLEAVRRSLSHGTNIKGYFYWSLLDNYEWSFGYEKRFGLIHVDFGTLKRTPKASWHRFRDALSDGRR; from the coding sequence ATGTTCGACCGTCGCGACTTTCCGCAAGATTTCGTCTTCGGGGCCGCCACTGCCGCCTATCAGATCGAAGGTCACCGCGTCGGCGGGGCCGGCCCGACGCATTGGGACAGCTTCGCGGCAACGCCCGGAAACGTGGCGGGAGCCGAGGATGGCGCGTCTGCGTGCGATCATTATCATCGATGGCCCGAGGATCTGGACCTTCTGCGCGACGGCGGTTTCGACGCCTATCGCTTCTCGACCAGTTGGGCCAGGGTCATGCCCGATGGCAAAAGCGTGAATCCTGAAGGTCTGGATTTCTACGACCGGCTTGTCGATGGCATTCTAGAGCGCGGTCTCGCTCCGTTTCTTACTCTTTATCATTGGGAACTGCCGTCGGTTCTTGCCGACAACGGCGGTTGGACGAACCGCGACACGACATCGCGTTTCGGGGATTTCACCCGCCTGATCGCTGAAAAACTGGGTGATCGCGTCGCACGGATCGCAACGATCAACGAGCCCTGGTGCGTCAGTTGGCTTTCGCATTTCGAGGGGCATCACGCGCCTGGCCTGCGCGACATTCGTGCTGCGGCACGCTCGATGCATCACATCATGCTGGCTCATGCCGAAGGGGTGGAAGCGCTACGCGCGGCCGGTCACAAAGGCGCGGGGATCGTGCTCAATTTCACTGATGTCCAGTGCGGCGACAGCGAGGGTGGATGGTCCGAGGCCGCGGCACGAACCGACGCCATCATGAACCGGTGGTTCATCGAATCCGTCGCCCGCGGGGAATACCCGGCCGAAGCTCTCGAAGGCCTGGAACGGCATTTGCCCAAAGGCTGGACCGGCGATATGGCGCGCATTGCAGCGCCCATCGACTGGCTTGGCGTCAACTATTATTCCCGTGCTCTGGTGACCGAAGCACCGGAGAAACCCTGGCCGTCGACGGGGGCGATCACCGGTCCGTTGCCGAAGACCCAGATGGGATGGGAAGTCTATCCGCGCGGTCTGTCGTCCCTCCTCAATCGAATGGCCGATGACTATGTCGGTTCCCTGCCGATCTATGTGACAGAGAACGGCATGGCCTGGGCCGACGAACCATGTGACGGAAAGATCGAGGATACCGCGCGGATAGACTATGTGGCCGCCCATCTGGAAGCGGTTCGACGATCGCTTTCCCACGGCACCAACATCAAGGGATATTTCTATTGGTCGTTGCTCGACAACTATGAATGGTCCTTCGGCTATGAGAAACGGTTCGGCCTGATTCATGTCGATTTCGGCACGCTGAAGCGGACGCCCAAGGCATCATGGCACCGATTCCGGGACGCGCTGTCGGATGGCCGCCGCTGA
- a CDS encoding ABC transporter ATP-binding protein, whose protein sequence is MTNASLSVEVRQLDLRFGELCVLQDLDLDIRQGEFLVLLGSSGCGKSTLLNCIAGLLEPSDGQIIIQGRNVTWSEPSDRGIGMVFQSYALYPQMTVRGNLSFGLKNARLPKREIESRVARAADILQIEPLLDRKPGALSGGQRQRVAIGRALVRDVDVFLFDEPLSNLDAKLRGDLRVELKRLHHSLGNTMIYVTHDQVEAMTLADRIAIMRDGRILQLGTPDEIYWRPQNRYVAGFIGSPAMNFIDGRLADGVFRSGALDMPMTGYRGEGGVLRDGPVTLGIRPEHVFCGSALPSAAVRSAARVDIVEPMGADTLVYADLGGTPIKIRMTGSARPASGDRLEIGFDPAWASLFDPADEGRL, encoded by the coding sequence ATGACCAATGCCTCTTTGTCGGTCGAGGTACGCCAACTCGACCTACGGTTCGGCGAACTTTGTGTCCTGCAGGATCTGGATCTGGATATTCGGCAGGGAGAATTCCTGGTCCTGCTGGGGTCGTCGGGCTGCGGCAAGTCGACCTTGCTCAATTGCATTGCCGGACTGCTTGAGCCCTCCGACGGGCAGATCATCATCCAGGGCCGCAATGTGACCTGGTCGGAGCCGTCCGATCGTGGCATCGGTATGGTGTTTCAGTCCTATGCGCTGTACCCGCAGATGACCGTTCGCGGCAATCTGAGCTTCGGGCTGAAAAATGCCCGGCTCCCCAAACGCGAGATTGAAAGCCGGGTGGCGCGTGCGGCGGATATCCTTCAGATAGAACCGCTGCTCGACCGCAAACCCGGCGCGCTGTCCGGCGGCCAGCGCCAACGCGTCGCGATCGGCCGGGCCCTGGTGCGGGATGTGGACGTCTTTCTGTTCGATGAACCGCTGTCCAATCTCGATGCCAAATTGCGCGGCGATCTGCGCGTCGAACTCAAGCGCCTGCATCATAGCCTTGGCAACACGATGATCTATGTCACCCATGATCAGGTCGAAGCAATGACGCTGGCCGACCGGATCGCGATCATGCGTGACGGGCGGATCCTGCAGCTGGGAACGCCGGATGAGATCTATTGGCGACCGCAGAACCGTTATGTCGCCGGTTTCATCGGCAGTCCCGCCATGAATTTCATCGATGGGCGCCTGGCAGATGGTGTTTTCCGGTCCGGCGCGCTGGACATGCCGATGACCGGATACCGGGGCGAGGGAGGCGTTTTGCGCGATGGACCGGTGACGCTTGGCATTCGCCCCGAGCATGTGTTTTGCGGATCAGCTTTGCCGTCGGCAGCGGTTCGATCCGCCGCCCGCGTGGATATCGTCGAACCGATGGGCGCCGATACTCTGGTTTATGCCGATCTGGGCGGTACCCCGATCAAGATCCGGATGACGGGGTCGGCGCGTCCGGCATCGGGCGATCGCCTGGAAATCGGATTCGACCCCGCCTGGGCGTCGCTCTTCGACCCCGCCGATGAAGGCCGCCTGTAA
- a CDS encoding carbohydrate ABC transporter permease, which yields MAEPAMRTARDRFDAGPRGPRPRRRLSGANIMIYGTLLLVSFYYLLPLWVMVATSLKGMPEIRLGNIFAPPVEITFAPWSKAWSQACTGINCDGLSRGFWNSVRILVPSLVLSIAIASVNGYALANWRFRGSETFFRILLFGAFIPYQILIYPIVIILREVGLYGNVWGLVLVHTVFGMPILTLLFRNYFTSIPAELFKAARVDGAGFWGIYFRIMVPMGLPIFVVATILQVTGIWNDFLFGVIYTRPDHYPMTVQLNNIVNSVQGVKEYNVNMAATLLTGLVPLAIYFASGRLFVRGIAAGAVKG from the coding sequence GTGGCTGAGCCCGCAATGCGCACCGCTCGCGACCGCTTCGACGCCGGGCCGCGCGGCCCCCGGCCCCGTCGCCGCCTTTCGGGGGCGAATATCATGATCTATGGCACGCTTCTGTTGGTGTCGTTCTACTATTTGCTGCCGCTATGGGTCATGGTGGCTACGTCGTTGAAAGGCATGCCGGAAATCCGCTTGGGCAATATCTTCGCCCCGCCGGTTGAAATCACCTTTGCGCCCTGGTCGAAAGCGTGGTCCCAAGCGTGCACCGGCATCAACTGCGACGGCCTGAGCCGCGGATTCTGGAATTCGGTGCGCATTCTGGTCCCCTCGCTGGTCCTGTCGATCGCCATCGCGTCGGTCAATGGCTACGCCCTGGCCAACTGGCGATTCCGCGGTTCCGAGACGTTCTTCAGGATACTGCTGTTCGGTGCTTTCATTCCCTATCAGATCCTGATCTATCCGATCGTCATTATCCTCCGGGAAGTGGGGCTTTACGGCAATGTATGGGGGCTTGTGCTGGTTCACACGGTCTTCGGCATGCCAATTCTGACGCTTCTGTTCCGGAACTATTTCACCTCGATCCCCGCCGAACTGTTCAAGGCCGCCCGTGTCGACGGGGCCGGATTCTGGGGAATTTATTTCCGCATCATGGTGCCGATGGGTCTGCCGATTTTCGTCGTGGCGACGATCCTTCAGGTCACCGGTATCTGGAACGACTTCCTGTTCGGCGTGATCTACACCCGCCCCGACCACTATCCGATGACGGTGCAACTCAACAACATCGTGAATTCGGTGCAGGGCGTGAAGGAATACAACGTCAATATGGCGGCGACCTTGCTGACGGGGCTCGTCCCGCTTGCCATCTACTTTGCCTCGGGCCGCCTTTTCGTGCGTGGAATCGCGGCCGGTGCGGTTAAAGGATAG
- a CDS encoding sugar ABC transporter permease encodes MSTIMSGAPGRKSVRKSHRRPLRLARTLSAKIASLPMILTALVVFAGGTLWTIVHSFTDSRLLPALRWDGLAQYERLWASRRWLISIENLALYGVCSVVLTMVIGFTLAALLDRKIRFEGVFRSIFLYPFALSFIVTGLAWQWILNPDFGIEANIRALGWEGFAFDPLNNHDLVMFGILIAGIWQGSGLIMIIMLAGLRGIDDEIWKAARVDGIGPVKTYLFIIIPMMRPVFVTALVLIAAGIIKIYDLVVAQTAGGPGLSSQVPAMYVFDKMFKDQNLAQGFAASTMMLVSVLVVLIPWAYLEFGGKRRG; translated from the coding sequence ATGTCCACCATCATGTCGGGTGCGCCGGGCCGGAAATCGGTCCGCAAATCGCATCGCCGGCCTTTGCGACTGGCGCGGACACTGTCGGCCAAGATCGCCTCGCTCCCCATGATACTGACGGCGCTTGTGGTTTTCGCCGGCGGTACCTTGTGGACGATCGTTCATTCGTTCACCGACTCCCGACTGCTGCCGGCACTGCGCTGGGATGGGCTTGCGCAGTACGAGCGGCTATGGGCGTCGCGTCGGTGGTTGATATCGATCGAGAATCTGGCGCTCTACGGCGTTTGTTCCGTCGTCCTGACCATGGTGATCGGATTCACGCTGGCGGCACTGCTCGATCGCAAGATCCGGTTCGAGGGCGTGTTTCGCAGCATTTTCCTTTATCCGTTTGCGCTCTCTTTCATCGTTACCGGTCTGGCCTGGCAATGGATACTCAATCCCGATTTCGGCATCGAGGCGAATATCCGGGCCCTGGGCTGGGAGGGTTTTGCCTTCGACCCGCTCAACAATCACGATCTCGTGATGTTCGGTATCCTGATCGCCGGAATCTGGCAGGGGTCGGGGCTGATCATGATCATCATGCTGGCCGGATTGCGGGGCATCGACGACGAGATATGGAAGGCCGCCCGCGTCGACGGCATCGGACCTGTGAAGACCTATCTGTTCATCATTATCCCCATGATGCGTCCTGTATTCGTAACGGCGCTGGTGCTGATCGCGGCGGGGATCATCAAGATCTATGATCTCGTCGTCGCGCAGACCGCCGGCGGGCCCGGCCTGTCCAGTCAAGTGCCGGCAATGTACGTCTTCGACAAGATGTTCAAGGATCAGAACCTGGCTCAGGGTTTCGCCGCATCGACCATGATGCTCGTTTCCGTGCTCGTCGTGCTGATCCCCTGGGCCTATCTCGAATTCGGAGGAAAGCGCCGTGGCTGA